The proteins below are encoded in one region of Neisseriales bacterium:
- the secY gene encoding preprotein translocase subunit SecY has protein sequence MVNVATGTDKYQDLRHRLLFLIGALVVYRIGAHIPVPGIDPMAVASWLKLQQSGIFEMLNMFSGGAISRSSIFAIGIMPYISASIVMQLVAEMVPNLKQLKKEGEAGRRKITQYTRYGTVFLASLQSFAIAIALFKQPGFVVMPKWEFYVTTVVCLVTGTMFLMWLGEQITERGLGNGISLIICAGIASGVPPAMLQTLSLVGMGLNPLIAMLLFLIVISVTYLVVFFESAQRKVLVNYAKRQIGNRVMQGQSTHIALKINMSGVIPPIFASSIILFPMTMMEWFGGSLPTDSALKRFSHILYPGQLPYVLIYAAAIVFFCYFYTALVFSPKEMADNLKKSDAFVPGIRPGEQTSRYLENVLLRLTLIGSVYVTAICLLPEFLRLKWSLPFTFGGTSLLIIVVVAMDFKSQIQSYMFSHQYESLLKKANFKMGVSSR, from the coding sequence GTGGTTAATGTTGCAACAGGGACAGACAAATACCAAGATTTACGCCATCGGTTACTATTTCTGATTGGTGCTTTAGTCGTTTATCGTATCGGCGCACATATTCCTGTGCCTGGGATTGATCCGATGGCTGTTGCGAGTTGGCTAAAGCTTCAACAATCCGGTATTTTTGAAATGCTCAATATGTTTTCAGGTGGAGCGATTTCGCGATCCTCTATTTTTGCAATCGGTATTATGCCTTATATCTCAGCTTCTATCGTGATGCAATTGGTTGCTGAAATGGTACCCAACCTTAAGCAACTTAAAAAAGAAGGAGAGGCCGGTCGCCGAAAAATTACCCAATACACGCGTTATGGCACAGTGTTTCTTGCGAGCTTACAAAGCTTTGCTATTGCGATAGCGCTTTTTAAGCAACCGGGTTTTGTTGTGATGCCTAAATGGGAGTTTTATGTAACGACTGTGGTATGCCTAGTGACAGGTACGATGTTTCTAATGTGGTTAGGCGAACAGATTACGGAGCGCGGTTTGGGGAACGGGATTTCACTGATCATTTGTGCGGGTATTGCATCAGGCGTGCCTCCTGCAATGCTTCAAACTTTGTCGTTAGTGGGTATGGGTTTAAATCCACTCATTGCGATGTTGTTGTTTCTTATCGTGATATCTGTTACCTATCTTGTTGTATTTTTTGAAAGTGCACAACGCAAGGTGTTAGTCAATTATGCCAAGCGACAGATTGGTAATCGAGTGATGCAAGGTCAAAGCACACACATAGCGCTGAAGATTAATATGTCAGGTGTTATTCCGCCTATTTTCGCTTCTAGCATCATTTTGTTTCCGATGACGATGATGGAGTGGTTTGGCGGTTCACTACCTACGGATAGCGCATTAAAGCGGTTTAGCCATATTTTGTATCCAGGGCAACTCCCTTATGTGCTGATCTATGCGGCAGCTATTGTCTTTTTTTGCTATTTTTATACAGCCTTGGTCTTTAGTCCGAAAGAAATGGCGGATAACCTTAAAAAAAGCGATGCTTTTGTGCCAGGCATTCGACCTGGTGAACAAACATCCCGATATTTGGAAAATGTTTTGCTGCGTTTGACCTTAATCGGCTCAGTTTATGTTACTGCTATTTGTTTATTGCCAGAATTTCTACGTTTGAAGTGGAGTTTGCCGTTTACTTTCGGAGGCACATCCCTATTAATCATAGTTGTGGTTGCGATGGACTTTAAGTCCCAGATTCAATCATATATGTTTTCGCATCAGTATGA
- the rplO gene encoding 50S ribosomal protein L15 has product MFLNTVRSNNQAKHAKRRVGRGMGSGLGKTCGRGHKGQKSRAGGFHKVGFEGGQMPLQRRLPKRGFKSLFGYKTVEVSLAALDRIAADENTVDLLILKRCGIIPMFAERAKVILSCKITRALTLRGVLVSAGARAAIEAAGGTVTE; this is encoded by the coding sequence ATGTTTTTGAATACAGTGCGATCTAATAATCAAGCCAAACACGCAAAACGACGCGTTGGTCGTGGCATGGGTAGTGGTCTAGGCAAGACTTGTGGTCGTGGTCATAAGGGCCAAAAAAGTCGTGCTGGTGGATTTCATAAAGTTGGTTTTGAGGGAGGTCAGATGCCCTTACAGCGTCGTTTACCCAAAAGAGGTTTTAAATCACTATTTGGTTATAAGACTGTGGAAGTAAGTTTAGCCGCCTTAGATCGTATTGCAGCTGATGAAAATACAGTTGATTTATTAATCTTGAAACGCTGCGGCATTATTCCAATGTTTGCTGAGCGTGCTAAAGTGATCTTATCGTGTAAAATAACGCGCGCGCTTACTTTACGAGGAGTGTTGGTGTCAGCTGGTGCACGTGCAGCAATTGAGGCTGCAGGTGGTACTGTAACAGAATAG
- the rpmD gene encoding 50S ribosomal protein L30 has translation MPKKKTIKVTLVKSLIGRMQSHRACVRCLGLRRLHHTVDVLDSPENRGLIKKVSYLLKSEG, from the coding sequence GTGCCTAAAAAAAAGACAATTAAGGTAACATTGGTGAAGAGTTTGATTGGGCGCATGCAATCACATCGAGCATGTGTAAGATGTTTAGGATTGCGTCGATTGCATCATACGGTGGATGTGTTGGATTCTCCTGAAAATCGTGGTCTGATTAAAAAAGTGAGCTATCTTCTCAAGAGTGAGGGTTAA
- the rpsE gene encoding 30S ribosomal protein S5, which produces MAKHETERRGDGLIEKMVSVNRVTKVVKGGRIMAFSVLAVVGNGNGSIGMGKGKAKEVPVAAQKAMEQARRNMLKIPLNHGTLYHAVIGKHGATAVMMQPAKGGSGIKAGGPMRIVCDAMGVRNISAKVHGSTNPYNIVRATLNALSKIYTPAQVASKRGLTVPAMLGEERA; this is translated from the coding sequence AGAAGAGGCGATGGATTGATTGAGAAAATGGTCAGCGTGAATCGCGTAACCAAAGTGGTTAAGGGCGGTCGTATTATGGCTTTTTCTGTGCTTGCTGTGGTGGGTAATGGCAATGGTAGTATCGGTATGGGTAAAGGCAAGGCTAAAGAGGTGCCTGTAGCGGCACAAAAAGCGATGGAGCAAGCTAGGCGCAATATGTTGAAAATACCATTGAATCACGGCACGCTTTATCATGCGGTGATTGGTAAGCATGGCGCAACGGCTGTGATGATGCAGCCAGCGAAGGGTGGAAGCGGGATTAAAGCTGGCGGACCAATGCGAATTGTTTGTGATGCTATGGGGGTGCGTAATATTTCTGCAAAAGTGCATGGCTCTACTAACCCGTATAATATCGTCAGGGCAACCCTCAATGCACTAAGTAAGATATATACACCTGCTCAGGTAGCTTCAAAGCGTGGTTTAACAGTGCCAGCCATGTTGGGGGAAGAGCGTGCCTAA